The following proteins come from a genomic window of Larimichthys crocea isolate SSNF chromosome XV, L_crocea_2.0, whole genome shotgun sequence:
- the itih6 gene encoding inter-alpha-trypsin inhibitor heavy chain H5, which produces MDMMNLKVQCILVFFTFYVQEGLSRDYEANLGANLLLQRVKRQSKPTKPVLKVTDYHVRCSVVSRYAVTTVQSSVWNQLPITKEAAFEVDLPSSAFISNFTITSNGKVYVAQVKERAAARKIYDAAKKQGKTAGLVATKEREIEKFRVAVSVPSGARVFFSLSYEELLPRRLGRYELSLGLRPGQPVQNLTLDVSITERTGISFIKVLPLRTSRLLSNTAQGDTDAPASTHVERGASCARVRYSPTLQQQNSISSKGLDADFIIQYDVDLRDLMGEIQVYDGYFVHYFAPRGLPVVPKDVIFVIDVSGSMIGTKIKQTKQAMGTILGDLREGDHFNIITFSDKVHTWKKGRTVRATRQNVRDAKDFVKRIIAEGWTNINAALLSAAQLVNPSTSASSNVVSSRRVPLVIFLTDGEATIGVTAGDTILSNAKKSLGSASLFGLAFGDDADFPLLKRLALDNRGVARMVYEDADAALQLKGFYDEVASPLLSDIQLSYLDDQAFDITRSLFPNYFQGSELVVAGKVKPGIKDLKVSVSATDSKQRVKLENDVLISQAEGNKSDDSLGCSAGLEGISSFVHRLWAYFTIKELLLAKLNATDAATQRLLADKATNLSLKYNFVTPVTSLVVVKPDADEAAHTPTTTQPTAAATITTTATTTTTTTTTKISPIGAAKKPSSPSNSKPSKTKPGPPQPPQVTPQTKKTSTVKTVSSSKKTTSTTISPSSVKTAPAPFLGKKPTPSQNESKTASPPPAGKIPTSLLNALKTASPPAPGKVSTPQPNTLKTTTPSTNTTVLTFTTSTPLPLSSVKTDPAPLPVRPHTPQPSTVKTTLPSAKATASTEAENGTTSAPDVPPPEVTTTPHELPSPLTSPTPAPAPTAEDNNTNSETDLSIATFLSATFAPMPGVTDGPRLWEAAGLLDVSTFIQRKDIDLVKDYDATYDYDYDLSYDAWDDTADTESFEPLSRLSTVRVFSSSVDGDPHFLVQLPKLHQNLCFTVDGRANDVLRLLEDPERGIIVDGHLMGAPSKHGAEDRPRTYFDQLTVSSATGGSGDITITLTLDAVVVEGEGRDILPINQQGSVRRQGVTVTVDNHRSCWIELAKDVRFLVLFHHYKHPSYLQLAHLGFYITDGRGLSASTQGLLGQFQHVDMSVTAVKDYVDGGAHREAVSARGILRWGSEHMPVTLQDKTLKDTVRKRHTGKCWVVPKAEIERLLGHPYESYVVDRV; this is translated from the exons atgGACATGATGAACCTCAAAGTTCAGTGCATTTTAgttttcttcactttttatGTGCAAGAGGGATTATCAAGAGATTATGAAGCAAACCTTGGAGCAAATTTACTTTTACAG AGAGTAAAACGTCAAAGCAAACCAACAAAACCAGTG CTGAAGGTGACAGACTACCATGTGAGGTGTTCGGTGGTGTCCCGCTATGCTGTTACAACAGTCCAGAGCTCAGTATGGAACCAGCTCCCCATCACCAAGGAGGCCGCCTTTGAGGTGGACCTGCCCTCCTCTGCTTTCATCTCCAACTTCACCAT AACCTCCAATGGCAAGGTGTATGTGGCCCAGGTGAAGGAAAGAGCTGCTGCACGGAAAATTTATGATGCCGCTAAGAAGCAAGGAAAAACAGCCGGGCTTGTTGCTACCAA agagagggagatcgAGAAGTTTCGGGTGGCGGTCAGCGTACCGTCGGGAGCACGGGTGTTCTTCTCCCTGTCCTACGAGGAGCTGTTACCTCGTCGACTCGGTCGCTATGAGCTCAGTCTGGGTCTGAGGCCCGGACAGCCTGTGCAGAACCTCACATTAGATGTCAGTATAACAGAGCGCACCGGCATCAGTTTCATCAAAGTTCTTCCTCTCAGGACAAGCAGACTGCTCTCCAACACTGCTCAAG GTGATACAGACGCCCCTGCCTCCACTCATGTTGAGCGGGGCGCTAGCTGTGCCCGAGTTCGCTACAGTCCCActttacagcagcagaacagcATCTCCTCCAAAGGTCTCGACGCAGACTTCATTATTCAGTATGACGTGGATCTGAGAGACCTCATGGGCGAAATCCAG gtGTATGATGGCTACTTTGTGCATTACTTTGCACCCAGAGGACTTCCAGTGGTTCCTAAGGATGTTATATTTGTCATTGATGTCAGTGGCTCAATGATAGGCACCAAGATAAAACAG ACCAAGCAGGCGATGGGCACCATTCTTGGGGACCTCAGAGAGGGAGACCACTTCAATATCATCACCTTCTCCGACAAGGTTCACACTTGGAAGAAAGGACGAACTGTGAGAGCAACTCGGCAGAATGTACGAGACGCCAAAGACTTTGTGAAAAGGATTATTGCCGAAGGAT GGACCAACATCAATGCAGCTCTGCTCTCAGCTGCCCAGCTCGTCAACCCGTCAACCTCTGCCTCTTCCAATGTCGTCTCATCCCGTCGCGTTCCCCTGGTAATCTTCCTTACTGATGGGGAGGCAACCATCGGTGTAACAGCAGGCGACACCATCCTTAGCAATGCCAAGAAGTCTCTGggctctgcctctctgtttgGCCTTGCCTTTGGAGATGATGCAGACTTCCCCCTGTTGAAACGTCTGGCACTGGATAACCGAGGTGTGGCCAGGATGGTGTATGAGGACGCAGATGCAGCTTTGCAGCTGAAGGGCTTTTATGATGAAGTTGCCAGCCCTTTGCTATCAGACATCCAGCTGTCGTACCTGGATGATCAGGCGTTTGACATCACCCGCTCCCTGTTCCCAAACTACTTCCAAGGCTCTGAGTTGGTGGTTGCTGGGAAGGTCAAACCAGGGATCAAGGATTTAAAGGTGTCAGTGTCCGCCACTGATTCAAAGCAACGCGTCAAGTTGGAGAACGATGTGCTGATTTCCCAAGCAGAGGGGAACAAGAGTGACGATTCACTTGGCTGTTCGGCAGGCTTAGAAGGAATCTCCAGCTTTGTGCACCGTCTCTGGGCGTATTTCACCATCAAAGAGCTGCTACTGGCCAAACTGAACGCTACTGACGCTGCGACGCAAAGGTTACTGGCAGACAAGGCCACCAACCTATCCCTGAAATATAACTTTGTAACACCAGTCACTTCTTTAGTTGTAGTTAAGCCAGATGCAGATGAAGCCGCTCATACTCCAACCACTACACAACCCACCGCCGCAGCCACTATAACCACGACAGCcacgaccaccaccaccaccaccaccaccaaaataTCACCTATTGGTGCTGCAAAGAAGCCCAGTTCTCCTTCTAACAGCAAGCCTAGCAAAACAAAACCAGGCCCTCCTCAGCCACCTCAGGTTACACCGCAGACGAAAAAAACGTCCACAGTAAAAACAGTTTCATCGTCCAAGAAAACCACATCAACCACAATAAGTCCCAGCTCTGTCAAAACTGCTCCAGCACCATTCCTTGGTAAAAAGCCCACTCCTTCCCAGAATGAATCCAAaactgcctctcctcctcctgctggtaAGATACCCACATCTCTGCTCAATGCTCTGAAAACAGCATCTCCCCCTGCACCTGGAAAAGTCTCCACCCCGCAGCCAAACACCTTGAAAACAACCACTCCCTCAACAAACACCACAGTGTTAACATTTACCACCAGCACTCCACTTCCACTGAGCTCAGTAAAAACTGACCCTGCACCCCTGCCTGTAAGACCCCATACCCCTCAGCCCAGCACGGTGAAGACAACCCTCCCTTCTGCCAAAGCGACCGCCTCTACAGAGGCAGAAAACGGCACCACATCTGCTCCAGATGTTCCTCCACCTGAAGTCACCACCACTCCGCACGAGCTGCCGTCTCCGCTCACCTCTCCCACCCCGGCGCCGGCTCCTACTGCCgaagacaacaacacaaactcGGAGACGGATCTGAGCATCGCCACCTTTTTGTCGGCGACTTTTGCTCCCATGCCTGGCGTAACAGATGGGCCACGGCTTTGGGAAGCAGCAGGCCTTCTGG ATGTCTCTACTTTCATTCAGAGAAAAG ATATCGACCTTGTGAAAG ACTATGACGCAACCTATGACTATGACTACGATCTCAGCTATGATGCCT GGGatgacactgcagacacagagtCATTTG AACCTCTGTCCAGACTGAGCACCGTCCGGGTCTTCTCCTCATCAG TTGATGGAGATCCTCATTTTTTGGTCCAGCTGCCAAAGCTGCATCAGAACTTGTGTTTCACAGTCGACGGCAGGGCTAATGATGTTCTTAGACTTTTAGAGGACCCAGAGAGAG GGATCATTGTCGATGGCCATCTGATGGGGGCTCCTTCCAAGCACGGTGCAGAAGATCGACCCCGAACCTACTTCGACCAGCTCACCGTTTCTTCAGCCACGGGCGGCTCTGGTGACATCACGATCACCCTCACGTTGGACGCTGTAGTGGTGGAAGGGGAAGGTCGGGATATCCTCCCCATCAATCAGCAGGGATCTGTGAGGAGGCAGGGTGTGACGGTTACCGTGGACAACCATCGGAGCTGCTGGATCGAGCTGGCCAAGGATGTGCGGTTCCTGGTCCTGTTCCACCACTACAAACATCCCAGTTACCTGCAGCTGGCTCACCTGGGGTTCTACATCACAGACGGACGGGGGTTGTCTGCTTCAACTCAAGGACTACTGG GCCAGTTTCAGCATGTCGACATGAGCGTAACTGCGGTGAAGGATTATGTGGACGGAGGCGCTCACAGGGAGGCTGTTTCAGCCAGAGGGATCCTGAGGTGGGGATCAGAGCACATGCCAGTCACCTTGCAAGACAAGACGCTGAAAGACACGGTGCGTAAACGCCACACAGGCAAGTGCTGGGTGGTGCCCAaggcagagatagagagactACTGGGTCATCCATACGAGAGCTACGTGGTGGATCGTGTGTAA